Proteins from a genomic interval of Mustelus asterias unplaced genomic scaffold, sMusAst1.hap1.1 HAP1_SCAFFOLD_1389, whole genome shotgun sequence:
- the gal3st4 gene encoding galactose-3-O-sulfotransferase 4 isoform X2, which produces MLRRRRRKKPRLLQWCTLSVLWMTVVILMAIGLAIQTLGIADKKRVTSSQPDQTPVLSVIPQDEGVPRKPCQPKTHVMFLKTHKTASSTILNILYRFGEARNLTFALPNSYQFGYPFLFSTRKIKFYSPLKTQEYHIICNHMRFFRPQVEKVMAKGTFYFSILRNPVTLAESAFTYYKGSSMAFKKVESLEQFLSEPWRYYAARERGNQYARNLMWFDFGFDHNANDTQDYVELVLKEIGSTFHLILLAEYFDESMVLLKEALCWELDDVVSFKLNFRSNITVRRLSDETVERAKAWNSLDWKLYAHFNRTFWRRVEAYGPQRMSSDVLALREKRRRLKDLCLQGSRPVEASQIQDKNIKPFQYGRAQIMGYNLNPNLDSSSSREKCLRMVMPELQYKDMLDAKLFPLTSTGKSLHAS; this is translated from the exons ATGTTACGACGGAGGCGTCGCAA GAAGCCGAGGTTACTGCAATGGTGCACACTCAGTGTCCTCTGGATGACTGTGGTGATCCTCATGGCGATCGGTTTGGCCATCCAGACTCTGGGGATCGCAGACAAAAAAAG GGTAACGTCCAGCCAGCCCGACCAGACGCCGGTTTTGAGTGTGATCCCCCAGGACGAAGGGGTCCCACGGAAACCCTGTCAGCCCAAGACCCACGTGATGTTCCTCAAGACGCACAAGACAGCCAGCAGCACCATCCTCAACATTCTGTACCGGTTCGGGGAGGCGAGGAACCTAACGTTCGCCCTCCCCAACTCCTACCAGTTTGGTTACCCCTTCCTCTTCAGCACCAGGAAGATTAAGTTTTACAGTCCGCTTAAAACGCAGGAGTACCACATCATCTGCAACCACATGAGGTTCTTCCGACCGCAG GTCGAAAAAGTGATGGCAAAGGGGACCTTTTACTTCTCGATCTTAAGAAACCCGGTGACCCTGGCGGAGTCCGCCTTCACCTACTACAAGGGCTCAAGCATGGCCTTCAAGAAGGTGGAGTCGCTGGAGCAGTTCCTGAGCGAGCCCTGGCGCTACTACGCCGCCCGGGAACGGGGCAACCAATACGCCCGGAATCTGATGTGGTTCGATTTTGGCTTTGACCACAACGCCAACGACACCCAGGACTACGTGGAGCTGGTTCTCAAGGagattggcagcaccttccacctCATCCTCCTGGCGGAGTACTTCGACGAGTCAatggtgctgctgaaggaggccCTGTGCTGGGAGCTGGACGACGTGGTCTCCTTCAAGCTGAACTTCCGCAGCAACATCACGGTGCGGCGGCTGTCGGACGAGACGGTGGAGCGGGCCAAGGCCTGGAACTCGCTGGACTGGAAGCTGTACGCGCACTTCAACCGGACATTCTGGCGGAGGGTGGAGGCCTACGGCCCCCAGCGGATGAGCAGCGACGTCCTGGCGCTGCGGGAGAAGCGCAGGAGGCTGAAGGACCTGTGCCTCCAGGGCAGCAGGCCCGTGGAGGCCAGTCAAATCCAGGACAAGAACATCAAGCCCTTCCAGTACGGCCGAGCCCAGATCATGGGCTACAACCTCAACCCCAACCtcgacagcagcagcagcagggagaaATGTTTGCGAATGGTCATGCCCGAGCTTCAGTACAAGGACATGCTCGACGCCAAACTCTTTCCCTTGACGTCCACGGGCAAAAGCCTACACGCGTCATAG
- the gal3st4 gene encoding galactose-3-O-sulfotransferase 4 isoform X6 produces MLRRRRRKVTSSQPDQTPVLSVIPQDEGVPRKPCQPKTHVMFLKTHKTASSTILNILYRFGEARNLTFALPNSYQFGYPFLFSTRKIKFYSPLKTQEYHIICNHMRFFRPQVEKVMAKGTFYFSILRNPVTLAESAFTYYKGSSMAFKKVESLEQFLSEPWRYYAARERGNQYARNLMWFDFGFDHNANDTQDYVELVLKEIGSTFHLILLAEYFDESMVLLKEALCWELDDVVSFKLNFRSNITVRRLSDETVERAKAWNSLDWKLYAHFNRTFWRRVEAYGPQRMSSDVLALREKRRRLKDLCLQGSRPVEASQIQDKNIKPFQYGRAQIMGYNLNPNLDSSSSREKCLRMVMPELQYKDMLDAKLFPLTSTGKSLHAS; encoded by the exons ATGTTACGACGGAGGCGTCGCAA GGTAACGTCCAGCCAGCCCGACCAGACGCCGGTTTTGAGTGTGATCCCCCAGGACGAAGGGGTCCCACGGAAACCCTGTCAGCCCAAGACCCACGTGATGTTCCTCAAGACGCACAAGACAGCCAGCAGCACCATCCTCAACATTCTGTACCGGTTCGGGGAGGCGAGGAACCTAACGTTCGCCCTCCCCAACTCCTACCAGTTTGGTTACCCCTTCCTCTTCAGCACCAGGAAGATTAAGTTTTACAGTCCGCTTAAAACGCAGGAGTACCACATCATCTGCAACCACATGAGGTTCTTCCGACCGCAG GTCGAAAAAGTGATGGCAAAGGGGACCTTTTACTTCTCGATCTTAAGAAACCCGGTGACCCTGGCGGAGTCCGCCTTCACCTACTACAAGGGCTCAAGCATGGCCTTCAAGAAGGTGGAGTCGCTGGAGCAGTTCCTGAGCGAGCCCTGGCGCTACTACGCCGCCCGGGAACGGGGCAACCAATACGCCCGGAATCTGATGTGGTTCGATTTTGGCTTTGACCACAACGCCAACGACACCCAGGACTACGTGGAGCTGGTTCTCAAGGagattggcagcaccttccacctCATCCTCCTGGCGGAGTACTTCGACGAGTCAatggtgctgctgaaggaggccCTGTGCTGGGAGCTGGACGACGTGGTCTCCTTCAAGCTGAACTTCCGCAGCAACATCACGGTGCGGCGGCTGTCGGACGAGACGGTGGAGCGGGCCAAGGCCTGGAACTCGCTGGACTGGAAGCTGTACGCGCACTTCAACCGGACATTCTGGCGGAGGGTGGAGGCCTACGGCCCCCAGCGGATGAGCAGCGACGTCCTGGCGCTGCGGGAGAAGCGCAGGAGGCTGAAGGACCTGTGCCTCCAGGGCAGCAGGCCCGTGGAGGCCAGTCAAATCCAGGACAAGAACATCAAGCCCTTCCAGTACGGCCGAGCCCAGATCATGGGCTACAACCTCAACCCCAACCtcgacagcagcagcagcagggagaaATGTTTGCGAATGGTCATGCCCGAGCTTCAGTACAAGGACATGCTCGACGCCAAACTCTTTCCCTTGACGTCCACGGGCAAAAGCCTACACGCGTCATAG
- the gal3st4 gene encoding galactose-3-O-sulfotransferase 4 isoform X3: MRKPRLLQWCTLSVLWMTVVILMAIGLAIQTLGIADKKRVTSSQPDQTPVLSVIPQDEGVPRKPCQPKTHVMFLKTHKTASSTILNILYRFGEARNLTFALPNSYQFGYPFLFSTRKIKFYSPLKTQEYHIICNHMRFFRPQVEKVMAKGTFYFSILRNPVTLAESAFTYYKGSSMAFKKVESLEQFLSEPWRYYAARERGNQYARNLMWFDFGFDHNANDTQDYVELVLKEIGSTFHLILLAEYFDESMVLLKEALCWELDDVVSFKLNFRSNITVRRLSDETVERAKAWNSLDWKLYAHFNRTFWRRVEAYGPQRMSSDVLALREKRRRLKDLCLQGSRPVEASQIQDKNIKPFQYGRAQIMGYNLNPNLDSSSSREKCLRMVMPELQYKDMLDAKLFPLTSTGKSLHAS; encoded by the exons GAAGCCGAGGTTACTGCAATGGTGCACACTCAGTGTCCTCTGGATGACTGTGGTGATCCTCATGGCGATCGGTTTGGCCATCCAGACTCTGGGGATCGCAGACAAAAAAAG GGTAACGTCCAGCCAGCCCGACCAGACGCCGGTTTTGAGTGTGATCCCCCAGGACGAAGGGGTCCCACGGAAACCCTGTCAGCCCAAGACCCACGTGATGTTCCTCAAGACGCACAAGACAGCCAGCAGCACCATCCTCAACATTCTGTACCGGTTCGGGGAGGCGAGGAACCTAACGTTCGCCCTCCCCAACTCCTACCAGTTTGGTTACCCCTTCCTCTTCAGCACCAGGAAGATTAAGTTTTACAGTCCGCTTAAAACGCAGGAGTACCACATCATCTGCAACCACATGAGGTTCTTCCGACCGCAG GTCGAAAAAGTGATGGCAAAGGGGACCTTTTACTTCTCGATCTTAAGAAACCCGGTGACCCTGGCGGAGTCCGCCTTCACCTACTACAAGGGCTCAAGCATGGCCTTCAAGAAGGTGGAGTCGCTGGAGCAGTTCCTGAGCGAGCCCTGGCGCTACTACGCCGCCCGGGAACGGGGCAACCAATACGCCCGGAATCTGATGTGGTTCGATTTTGGCTTTGACCACAACGCCAACGACACCCAGGACTACGTGGAGCTGGTTCTCAAGGagattggcagcaccttccacctCATCCTCCTGGCGGAGTACTTCGACGAGTCAatggtgctgctgaaggaggccCTGTGCTGGGAGCTGGACGACGTGGTCTCCTTCAAGCTGAACTTCCGCAGCAACATCACGGTGCGGCGGCTGTCGGACGAGACGGTGGAGCGGGCCAAGGCCTGGAACTCGCTGGACTGGAAGCTGTACGCGCACTTCAACCGGACATTCTGGCGGAGGGTGGAGGCCTACGGCCCCCAGCGGATGAGCAGCGACGTCCTGGCGCTGCGGGAGAAGCGCAGGAGGCTGAAGGACCTGTGCCTCCAGGGCAGCAGGCCCGTGGAGGCCAGTCAAATCCAGGACAAGAACATCAAGCCCTTCCAGTACGGCCGAGCCCAGATCATGGGCTACAACCTCAACCCCAACCtcgacagcagcagcagcagggagaaATGTTTGCGAATGGTCATGCCCGAGCTTCAGTACAAGGACATGCTCGACGCCAAACTCTTTCCCTTGACGTCCACGGGCAAAAGCCTACACGCGTCATAG
- the gal3st4 gene encoding galactose-3-O-sulfotransferase 4 isoform X1, with the protein METSAHRAVSLQPLLEGLSELRPGTFQPVLKPRLLQWCTLSVLWMTVVILMAIGLAIQTLGIADKKRVTSSQPDQTPVLSVIPQDEGVPRKPCQPKTHVMFLKTHKTASSTILNILYRFGEARNLTFALPNSYQFGYPFLFSTRKIKFYSPLKTQEYHIICNHMRFFRPQVEKVMAKGTFYFSILRNPVTLAESAFTYYKGSSMAFKKVESLEQFLSEPWRYYAARERGNQYARNLMWFDFGFDHNANDTQDYVELVLKEIGSTFHLILLAEYFDESMVLLKEALCWELDDVVSFKLNFRSNITVRRLSDETVERAKAWNSLDWKLYAHFNRTFWRRVEAYGPQRMSSDVLALREKRRRLKDLCLQGSRPVEASQIQDKNIKPFQYGRAQIMGYNLNPNLDSSSSREKCLRMVMPELQYKDMLDAKLFPLTSTGKSLHAS; encoded by the exons GAAGCCGAGGTTACTGCAATGGTGCACACTCAGTGTCCTCTGGATGACTGTGGTGATCCTCATGGCGATCGGTTTGGCCATCCAGACTCTGGGGATCGCAGACAAAAAAAG GGTAACGTCCAGCCAGCCCGACCAGACGCCGGTTTTGAGTGTGATCCCCCAGGACGAAGGGGTCCCACGGAAACCCTGTCAGCCCAAGACCCACGTGATGTTCCTCAAGACGCACAAGACAGCCAGCAGCACCATCCTCAACATTCTGTACCGGTTCGGGGAGGCGAGGAACCTAACGTTCGCCCTCCCCAACTCCTACCAGTTTGGTTACCCCTTCCTCTTCAGCACCAGGAAGATTAAGTTTTACAGTCCGCTTAAAACGCAGGAGTACCACATCATCTGCAACCACATGAGGTTCTTCCGACCGCAG GTCGAAAAAGTGATGGCAAAGGGGACCTTTTACTTCTCGATCTTAAGAAACCCGGTGACCCTGGCGGAGTCCGCCTTCACCTACTACAAGGGCTCAAGCATGGCCTTCAAGAAGGTGGAGTCGCTGGAGCAGTTCCTGAGCGAGCCCTGGCGCTACTACGCCGCCCGGGAACGGGGCAACCAATACGCCCGGAATCTGATGTGGTTCGATTTTGGCTTTGACCACAACGCCAACGACACCCAGGACTACGTGGAGCTGGTTCTCAAGGagattggcagcaccttccacctCATCCTCCTGGCGGAGTACTTCGACGAGTCAatggtgctgctgaaggaggccCTGTGCTGGGAGCTGGACGACGTGGTCTCCTTCAAGCTGAACTTCCGCAGCAACATCACGGTGCGGCGGCTGTCGGACGAGACGGTGGAGCGGGCCAAGGCCTGGAACTCGCTGGACTGGAAGCTGTACGCGCACTTCAACCGGACATTCTGGCGGAGGGTGGAGGCCTACGGCCCCCAGCGGATGAGCAGCGACGTCCTGGCGCTGCGGGAGAAGCGCAGGAGGCTGAAGGACCTGTGCCTCCAGGGCAGCAGGCCCGTGGAGGCCAGTCAAATCCAGGACAAGAACATCAAGCCCTTCCAGTACGGCCGAGCCCAGATCATGGGCTACAACCTCAACCCCAACCtcgacagcagcagcagcagggagaaATGTTTGCGAATGGTCATGCCCGAGCTTCAGTACAAGGACATGCTCGACGCCAAACTCTTTCCCTTGACGTCCACGGGCAAAAGCCTACACGCGTCATAG
- the gal3st4 gene encoding galactose-3-O-sulfotransferase 4 isoform X4 has protein sequence MKPRLLQWCTLSVLWMTVVILMAIGLAIQTLGIADKKRVTSSQPDQTPVLSVIPQDEGVPRKPCQPKTHVMFLKTHKTASSTILNILYRFGEARNLTFALPNSYQFGYPFLFSTRKIKFYSPLKTQEYHIICNHMRFFRPQVEKVMAKGTFYFSILRNPVTLAESAFTYYKGSSMAFKKVESLEQFLSEPWRYYAARERGNQYARNLMWFDFGFDHNANDTQDYVELVLKEIGSTFHLILLAEYFDESMVLLKEALCWELDDVVSFKLNFRSNITVRRLSDETVERAKAWNSLDWKLYAHFNRTFWRRVEAYGPQRMSSDVLALREKRRRLKDLCLQGSRPVEASQIQDKNIKPFQYGRAQIMGYNLNPNLDSSSSREKCLRMVMPELQYKDMLDAKLFPLTSTGKSLHAS, from the exons GAAGCCGAGGTTACTGCAATGGTGCACACTCAGTGTCCTCTGGATGACTGTGGTGATCCTCATGGCGATCGGTTTGGCCATCCAGACTCTGGGGATCGCAGACAAAAAAAG GGTAACGTCCAGCCAGCCCGACCAGACGCCGGTTTTGAGTGTGATCCCCCAGGACGAAGGGGTCCCACGGAAACCCTGTCAGCCCAAGACCCACGTGATGTTCCTCAAGACGCACAAGACAGCCAGCAGCACCATCCTCAACATTCTGTACCGGTTCGGGGAGGCGAGGAACCTAACGTTCGCCCTCCCCAACTCCTACCAGTTTGGTTACCCCTTCCTCTTCAGCACCAGGAAGATTAAGTTTTACAGTCCGCTTAAAACGCAGGAGTACCACATCATCTGCAACCACATGAGGTTCTTCCGACCGCAG GTCGAAAAAGTGATGGCAAAGGGGACCTTTTACTTCTCGATCTTAAGAAACCCGGTGACCCTGGCGGAGTCCGCCTTCACCTACTACAAGGGCTCAAGCATGGCCTTCAAGAAGGTGGAGTCGCTGGAGCAGTTCCTGAGCGAGCCCTGGCGCTACTACGCCGCCCGGGAACGGGGCAACCAATACGCCCGGAATCTGATGTGGTTCGATTTTGGCTTTGACCACAACGCCAACGACACCCAGGACTACGTGGAGCTGGTTCTCAAGGagattggcagcaccttccacctCATCCTCCTGGCGGAGTACTTCGACGAGTCAatggtgctgctgaaggaggccCTGTGCTGGGAGCTGGACGACGTGGTCTCCTTCAAGCTGAACTTCCGCAGCAACATCACGGTGCGGCGGCTGTCGGACGAGACGGTGGAGCGGGCCAAGGCCTGGAACTCGCTGGACTGGAAGCTGTACGCGCACTTCAACCGGACATTCTGGCGGAGGGTGGAGGCCTACGGCCCCCAGCGGATGAGCAGCGACGTCCTGGCGCTGCGGGAGAAGCGCAGGAGGCTGAAGGACCTGTGCCTCCAGGGCAGCAGGCCCGTGGAGGCCAGTCAAATCCAGGACAAGAACATCAAGCCCTTCCAGTACGGCCGAGCCCAGATCATGGGCTACAACCTCAACCCCAACCtcgacagcagcagcagcagggagaaATGTTTGCGAATGGTCATGCCCGAGCTTCAGTACAAGGACATGCTCGACGCCAAACTCTTTCCCTTGACGTCCACGGGCAAAAGCCTACACGCGTCATAG
- the gal3st4 gene encoding galactose-3-O-sulfotransferase 4 isoform X5, protein METSAHRAVSLQPLLEGLSELRPGTFQPVLVTSSQPDQTPVLSVIPQDEGVPRKPCQPKTHVMFLKTHKTASSTILNILYRFGEARNLTFALPNSYQFGYPFLFSTRKIKFYSPLKTQEYHIICNHMRFFRPQVEKVMAKGTFYFSILRNPVTLAESAFTYYKGSSMAFKKVESLEQFLSEPWRYYAARERGNQYARNLMWFDFGFDHNANDTQDYVELVLKEIGSTFHLILLAEYFDESMVLLKEALCWELDDVVSFKLNFRSNITVRRLSDETVERAKAWNSLDWKLYAHFNRTFWRRVEAYGPQRMSSDVLALREKRRRLKDLCLQGSRPVEASQIQDKNIKPFQYGRAQIMGYNLNPNLDSSSSREKCLRMVMPELQYKDMLDAKLFPLTSTGKSLHAS, encoded by the exons GGTAACGTCCAGCCAGCCCGACCAGACGCCGGTTTTGAGTGTGATCCCCCAGGACGAAGGGGTCCCACGGAAACCCTGTCAGCCCAAGACCCACGTGATGTTCCTCAAGACGCACAAGACAGCCAGCAGCACCATCCTCAACATTCTGTACCGGTTCGGGGAGGCGAGGAACCTAACGTTCGCCCTCCCCAACTCCTACCAGTTTGGTTACCCCTTCCTCTTCAGCACCAGGAAGATTAAGTTTTACAGTCCGCTTAAAACGCAGGAGTACCACATCATCTGCAACCACATGAGGTTCTTCCGACCGCAG GTCGAAAAAGTGATGGCAAAGGGGACCTTTTACTTCTCGATCTTAAGAAACCCGGTGACCCTGGCGGAGTCCGCCTTCACCTACTACAAGGGCTCAAGCATGGCCTTCAAGAAGGTGGAGTCGCTGGAGCAGTTCCTGAGCGAGCCCTGGCGCTACTACGCCGCCCGGGAACGGGGCAACCAATACGCCCGGAATCTGATGTGGTTCGATTTTGGCTTTGACCACAACGCCAACGACACCCAGGACTACGTGGAGCTGGTTCTCAAGGagattggcagcaccttccacctCATCCTCCTGGCGGAGTACTTCGACGAGTCAatggtgctgctgaaggaggccCTGTGCTGGGAGCTGGACGACGTGGTCTCCTTCAAGCTGAACTTCCGCAGCAACATCACGGTGCGGCGGCTGTCGGACGAGACGGTGGAGCGGGCCAAGGCCTGGAACTCGCTGGACTGGAAGCTGTACGCGCACTTCAACCGGACATTCTGGCGGAGGGTGGAGGCCTACGGCCCCCAGCGGATGAGCAGCGACGTCCTGGCGCTGCGGGAGAAGCGCAGGAGGCTGAAGGACCTGTGCCTCCAGGGCAGCAGGCCCGTGGAGGCCAGTCAAATCCAGGACAAGAACATCAAGCCCTTCCAGTACGGCCGAGCCCAGATCATGGGCTACAACCTCAACCCCAACCtcgacagcagcagcagcagggagaaATGTTTGCGAATGGTCATGCCCGAGCTTCAGTACAAGGACATGCTCGACGCCAAACTCTTTCCCTTGACGTCCACGGGCAAAAGCCTACACGCGTCATAG